From a single Theropithecus gelada isolate Dixy chromosome 8, Tgel_1.0, whole genome shotgun sequence genomic region:
- the BMP1 gene encoding bone morphogenetic protein 1 isoform X5 codes for MPGVARLPLLLGLLLLPRPGRPLDLADYTYDLAEEDDSEPLNYKDPCKAAAFLGDIALDEEDLRAFQVQQAADLRQHTARKSSIKGAVPGNTSNPSCQSTDGQPQRGACGRWRGRSRSRRAATSRPERVWPDGVIPFVIGGNFTGSQRAVFRQAMRHWEKHTCVTFLERTDEDSYIVFTYRPCGCCSYVGRRGGGPQAISIGKNCDKFGIVVHELGHVVGFWHEHTRPDRDRHVSIVRENIQPGQEYNFLKMEPQEVESLGETYDFDSIMHYARNTFSRGIFLDTIVPKYEVNGVKPPIGQRTRLSKGDIAQARKLYKCPACGETLQDSTGNFSSPEYPNGYSAHMHCVWRISVTPGEKIILNFTSLDLYRSRLCWYDYVEVRDGFWRKAPLRGRFCGSKLPEPIVSTDSRLWVEFRSSSNWVGKGFFAVYEAICGGDVKKDYGHIQSPNYPDDYRPSKVCIWRIQVSEGFHVGLTFQSFEIERHDSCAYDYLEVRDGHSESSTLIGRYCGYEKPDDIKSTSSRLWLKFVSDGSINKAGFAVNFFKEVDECSRPNRGGCEQRCLNTLGSYKCSCDPGYELAPDKRRCEAACGGFLTKLNGSITSPGWPKEYPPNKNCIWQLVAPTQYRISLQFDFFETEGNDVCKYDFVEVRSGLTADSKLHGKFCGSEKPEVITSQYNNMRVEFKSDNTVSKKGFKAHFFSEKRPALQPPRGRPHQLKFRVQKRNRTPQ; via the exons ctGCCTTTCTTGGGGACATTGCCCTGGACGAAGAGGACCTGAGGGCCTTCCAGGTACAGCAGGCTGCGGATCTTAGACAGCACACCGCTCGTAAGTCCTCCATCAAAGGTGCAG TTCCAGGAAACACTTCTAACCCCAGCTGCCAGAGCACCGACGGGCAGCCTCAGAGGGGAGCCTGTGGGAGATGGAGAGGCAGATCCCGTAGCCGACGGGCGGCAACGTCCCGACCAGAACGTGTGTGGCCCGATGGGGTCATCCCCTTTGTCATTGGGGGAAACTTCACTG GTAGCCAGAGGGCAGTCTTCCGGCAGGCCATGAGGCACTGGGAGAAGCATACCTGTGTCACCTTCCTGGAGCGCACAGACGAGGACAGCTATATTGTGTTCACCTATCGACCTTGCGG GTGCTGCTCCTACGTGGGTCGCCGCGGCGGGGGCCCCCAGGCCATCTCCATCGGCAAGAACTGTGACAAGTTCGGCATCGTGGTCCACGAGCTGGGCCACGTCGTCGGCTTCTGGCACGAACACACTCGGCCAGACCGGGACCGCCACGTTTCCATCGTTCGTGAGAACATCCAGCCAG GGCAGGAGTATAACTTCCTGAAGATGGAGCCTCAGGAGGTGGAGTCCCTGGGGGAGACCTATGACTTTGACAGCATCATGCATTATGCTCGGAACACGTTCTCCAG GGGCATCTTCCTGGATACCATTGTCCCCAAGTATGAGGTGAACGGGGTGAAACCTCCCATTGGCCAAAGGACACGGCTCAGCAAGGGGGACATTGCCCAAGCCCGCAAGCTTTACAAGTGCCCAG CCTGTGGAGAGACCCTGCAAGACAGCACAGGCAACTTCTCCTCCCCTGAATACCCCAACGGCTACTCTGCTCACATGCACTGCGTGTGGCGCATCTCCGTCACACCCGGGGAGAAG ATCATCCTGAACTTCACATCCCTGGACCTGTACCGCAGCCGCCTGTGCTGGTACGACTACGTGGAGGTCCGAGATGGCTTCTGGAGGAAGGCGCCCCTCCGAG GCCGCTTCTGCGGGtccaaactccctgagcccatcGTCTCCACTGACAGCCGCCTCTGGGTTGAATTCCGCAGCAGCAGCAATTGGGTCGGAAAGGGCTTCTTTGCAGTCTACGAAG CCATCTGCGGGGGGGATGTGAAAAAGGACTATGGCCACATTCAATCACCCAACTACCCAGATGATTACCGGCCCAGCAAAGTCTGCATCTGGCGGATCCAGGTGTCTGAGGGTTTCCACGTGGGCCTCACATTCCAGTCCTTTGAG ATTGAGCGCCACGACAGCTGTGCCTACGACTATCTGGAGGTGCGTGACGGGCACAGTGAGAGCAGCACCCTCATCGGGCGATACTGTGGCTACGAGAAGCCCGATGACATCAAGAGCACATCCAGCCGCCTCTGGCTCAAGTTCGTCTCTGACGGGTCCATTAACAAAGCGGGCTTTGCCGTCAACTTTTTCAAAG AGGTGGACGAGTGCTCTCGGCCCAACCGCGGGGGCTGTGAGCAGCGGTGCCTCAACACCCTGGGTAGCTACAAGTGCAGCTGTGACCCCGGGTACGAGCTGGCCCCAGACAAGCGCCGCTGTGAGG CTGCCTGTGGCGGATTCCTCACCAAGCTCAACGGCTCCATCACCAGCCCGGGCTGGCCCAAGGAGTACCCCCCCAACAAGAACTGCATCTGGCAGCTGGTGGCCCCCACCCAGTACCGCATCTCCCTGCAGTTTGACTTCTTCGAGACAGAGGGCAATGAT GTGTGCAAGTACGACTTTGTGGAGGTGCGCAGTGGACTCACAGCCGACTCCAAGCTGCATGGCAAGTTCTGTGGTTCTGAGAAGCCCGAGGTCATCACCTCCCAGTACAACAACATGCGCGTGGAGTTCAAGTCCGACAACACTGTGTCCAAAAAGGGCTTCAAGGCCCACTTCTTCTCAG AAAAGAGGCCAGCTCTGCAGCCCCCTCGGGGACGCCCCCACCAGCTCAAATTCCGAGTGCAGAAAAGAAACCGGACCCCCCAGTGA